A region from the Aegilops tauschii subsp. strangulata cultivar AL8/78 chromosome 5, Aet v6.0, whole genome shotgun sequence genome encodes:
- the LOC109760574 gene encoding uncharacterized protein, producing the protein MSQPDTDATNQALAAAKECQDAEAAKAKLPLATAADGSRTSAGSFSLTSLHAQAVGLHSIKGHVPVELALDTGVHRQWRTFFRAACRKYALLDHLDFDAPDAPNPEWSLLDATVVSWLYGSVSLSILNAIMTPGDDPLAVDLWNSINGLFNDHKINRQLHLTAELNDVKMGEMSMADYLQKVKSLSDGLADLGAPVDDAEMVVHCLNGLSEQYESAADLISLMPGMTFAQCRLLLALQDMKRKNCHARNSDTALFTNTGNPGKAPGKGKKKKKAAAGVTKEIIPAPATPQAATPSWPSPQHPWNGAIQMWPYGQGGLLSRAPPGYAPDPSYAPRHTPSLHAFYAQNPYGLAPSLAALMHQFQTMGLQAPSREWVMDTGASSHIASDPGPRFSDAIASELSTPSALPLPASHKPSSSSMQHSGTVGLGILGGPSWSH; encoded by the exons ATGTCGCAGCCCGACACCGACGCGACGAACCAGGCGCTGGCCGCCGCCAAGGAGTGCCAGGACGCCGAGGCCGCCAAGGCCAAGCTGCCTCTCGCGACCGCCGCCGATGGATCCAGGACAAGCGCGGGGTCTTTCTCCTTGACCTCGCTGCACGCCCAGGCCGTCGGCCTCCACTCCATCAAAGGCCACGTTCCCGTCGAGCTCGCGCTCGACACCGGCGTTCACCGGCAGTGGCGCACCTTCTTCCGCGCTGCCTGTCGCAAGTACGCCCTCCTGGATCACCTCGACTTCGATGCTCCCGATGCGCCGAACCCGGAGTGGTCTCTCCTCGACGCCACCGTCGTCTCTTGGCTCTATGGGTCTGTCTCGCTCAGTATCCTCAACGCCATCATGACACCCGGCGACGATCCCCTCGCCGTCGATCTCTGGAACAGCATCAACGGTCTCTTCAACGACCACAAGATCAATCGTCAACTCCACCTCACGGCCGAGCTCAACGATGTCAAGATGGGAGAGATGAGTATGGCCGACTATCTTCAGAAGGTCAAGTCCCTCTCCGATGGGCTTGCGGATCTTGGTGCCCCCGTTGATGATGCCGAGATGGTGGTCCACTGCCTCAACGGCCTCTCCGAGCAATACGAGTCCGCCGCCGATCTGATCTCCCTCATGCCCGGTATGACCTTCGCGCAGTGCCGCTTGTTGCTTGCGCTCCAAGACATGAAACGCAAAAACTGCCACGCTCGCAACTCGGACACGGCCCTCTTCACCAACACTGGAAACCCTGGCAAGGCTCCTggaaaaggaaagaagaagaagaaggccgcCGCTGGAGTCACCAAGGAGATCATCCCGGCGCCCGCGACCCCGCAGGCTGCCACTCCTTCCTGGCCCTCACCGCAGCATCCCTGGAACGGCGCCATCCAGATGTGGCCGTATGGCCAAGGGGGGCTGCTCAGTCGCGCGCCGCCCGGCTACGCCCCTGATCCCAGCTACGCGCCCCGGCACACCCCGTCGCTGCATGCGTTCTATGCCCAGAACCCGTACGGCCTTGCTccctcacta GCCGCGCTCATGCATCAGTTCCAAACCATGGGGCTGCAAGCACCCTCCAGGGAGTGGGTGATGGACACCGGCGCCTCCTCCCACATCGCGTCCGATCCCG GACCGAGATTCTCAGATGCAATAGCTTCGGAGCTCTCTACTCCATCCGCCCTTCCTCTACCAGCCAGCCACAAGCCTTCCTCGTCGTCGATGCAGCACTCTGGCACCGTCGGCTTGGGCATCCTGGGCGGCCCGTCATGGAGTCATTAG
- the LOC109760572 gene encoding protein SINE1 — protein MGRSLRAGRHAELEDSVADPVSEKQAFRGWKQYVKELNSNTLPPFLTRLCDPDKPCSYSEEELLCVFETAAELHGSNIVPHISQIVSAIIRIMSSATGSLHSVGCSKVIRTLSRYVIDPLGTEEEKSGIISSLCSPFSGCLMSTKESVSSGSALCVTALIQSNNWQFASHELVNDICLKVSGALEEVRCQTISHLGLVVALLEQNWLTLEPYGRSLIRSGLSILDKSTKASNSQMIISSIQMIHSIMKTLDLSIISSEISSIIQAMEQLRDHCMPDISTPAFQAAETANKLYKQEECGHGKRISPLAKFHDGRHRRRGSYSHSVMDDAEIRDCGSNESLYDDTQSVNRFRDHDSQPSVGQYSGVPVSARVRRRLLGNGSDRQHQMSSDEFPRTIVSDYRDGVGVIAQYGSAGLLDKSVRRYSDVSTRIADPCPMCLTPRTTNRCSQISRRGTFSEDVWMQSTPRKQLQFHSSSSESKRDTHRLPDSPSLRRIRHCSGQCTNGEVEERSGYCDSVQHDSQCHAQSNDTSIEDLKLPPTNSERSDSAGESRSEECRAENEKMTRVRKGSRNCSGTLLFLLVCAVVILVVALLLAWWKEDQRELYVVPT, from the exons ATGGGGAGGAGTTTAAGAGCGGGACGCCATGCAGAACTGGAAGACTCTGTGGCAGATCCTGTCAGCGAAAAGCAAGCCTTCAGAGGGTGGAAGCAGTATGTGAAAGAACTCAACTCGAACACACTCCCACCATTTCTCACCCGCCTTTGTGACCCTGACAAGCCATGCTCATACTCTGAGGAGGAGCTCTTATGCGTGTTTGAGACTGCTGCGGAACTCCATGGCTCCAACATTGTGCCACATATCAGCCAGATCGTTTCAGCCATCATTAGAATCATGTCTTCAGCCACAGGGTCCTTGCATAGTGTTGGTTGCTCCAAGGTGATACGCACATTATCACGCTATGTCATTGATCCCCTGGGAACAGAAGAAGAGAAAAGTGGGATCATTAGCTCTCTCTGCAGTCCCTTTTCTGGTTGCTTGATGAGCACTAAGGAGAGTGTATCTTCTGGTTCTGCTCTCTGCGTCACTGCACTTATCCAGTCCAACAATTGGCAATTTGCATCTCATGAGTTAGTTAACGACATCTGCTTAAAAGTCTCAGGGGCCTTAGAGGAGGTACGCTGCCAGACCATTTCACACTTAGGCTTAGTGGTTGCTCTATTAGAACAGAATTGGTTGACACTTGAGCCTTACGGGCGGTCTTTGATAAGATCAGGCTTAAGTATATTGGACAAGAGTACTAAAGCAAGCAATTCTCAGATGATCATATCATCCATTCAAATGATACACTCCATCATGAAGACTTTGGATTTGAGCATCATATCTTCTGAGATCAGTAGCATTATCCAAGCTATGGAGCAATTGCGGGATCATTGCATGCCAGATATCAGCACTCCAGCTTTTCAGGCAGCTGAGACTGCTAATAAACTGTACAAGCAGGAAGAGTGTGGACATGGCAAAAGAATTAGTCCATTGGCAAAATTTCATGATGGAAGACATAGGAGGAGGGGATCATATTCACATTCTGTTATGGATGATGCGGAGATAAGAGACTGCGGTTCAAATGAATCTCTGTACGATGATACACAATCTGTTAATCGGTTCAGAGACCATGATTCCCAACCTTCAGTGGGGCAATACTCAGGTGTACCTGTAAGTGCACGGGTAAGGAGACGACTGTTGGGTAATGGTTCTGACAGACAACATCAAATGTCCAGTGATGAGTTTCCTCGCACTATTGTATCTGATTATCGTGATGGTGTCGGTGTGATAGCACAATATGGTTCTGCTGGTCTGCTAGATAAGTCAGTGAGGAGGTATTCAGATGTATCAACAAGGATTGCTGATCCATGCCCTATGTGTTTAACACCCCGAACTACTAATCGATGCTCTCAG ATATCAAGGCGAGGAACTTTCTCAGAAGACGTTTGGATGCAGTCAACCCCAAGGAAGCAGCTCCAGTTTCATAGCTCTAGCAGTGAATCAAAAAGAGATACTCACAGATTACCCGACAGCCCATCTCTGAGACGGATACGGCACTGTTCAGGACAATGTACAAATGGTGAAGTTGAGGAAAGGAGCGGCTACTGTGATTCTGTTCAGCATGACAGCCAGTGTCATGCACAGAGCAATGATACCTCGATAGAAGATCTGAAGCTACCACCAACCAACAGTGAGCGTTCTGACAGTGCAGGCGAATCTCGAAGCGAAGAATGTCGAGCTGAGAACGAGAAGATGACCAGAGTCAGGAAAGGGAGCAGAAACTGCTCTGGCACCCTACTTTTTCTCCTTGTCTGTGCTGTAGTGATACTGGTCGTTGCGCTCTTGCTAGCTTGGTGGAAGGAGGATCAGAGGGAGCTGTATGTTGTACCCACATAG